A stretch of DNA from Cryptococcus neoformans var. grubii H99 chromosome 14, complete sequence:
CTAGTGTGGACTAGCAAAAAAGAACGATTACTATACAGAGATCCTGCAGAGTAAggtcgatgaagaaaaagaagagaaaccGAGGATACAATCGATTTATATATGTTGCCAGGTCCTCAGATATAACAACCGTGGGAAAAATGTGATGAAAATTGATTATTGAGTACGTAAGCGACCCATCTGGAAAAGATTGTTACCTCATCTTAATAAACCTTCTCCCGTAATGTCTGGCGGCTCGGCCATAGCTCGTCGCCGATGGCAACTCCTATCGTTTTATGGGCGTGACCGGATTTTATTGAGCGTTTGAGCTCTAATCCAAAAATACAAGCAAAAATGTATGCTGTCAATGCTCTAATTACACAAGGTAAATCCCAAATAAAACCAGCATATACATTGAAAGGTGGTTATCCGTTCCGGTGTGAGCGTTCTGAATGCAGCTTTTGAACTCTCGGTACAATCAATCCAGTGGCAGCCGCGATAAGAATGACAGTCACCACACTACTTGCTACGATCGTCGTAGTACTGGGcctacttcttctcctttgtcGGCGATTACTCTGACTTGGTCCAATCTCAATGACAGTCGGGTCACTGCCAAAATTTATACCTGTAGTTTGATCCCATGGAAGGTCTGGGTCGTCATCCTTGGAGGAAATAGGGGCATTCGCGTTGCCGTTAGATGACATCGAAATGTTTTGCAGCGAATAGGCGTCCAATTTGTTGTCGCTGACCCATGATGATGTAGAAGGTCCAACGCCGCTCCGtcctctcatccttcccctcgTCATCAATTCGGTAGAATCTCCCTGTCGAGTACCAACAAGTTCGGCATCGGGATACGCAGAATACGGATTATTATTTTCAAGAACAGTAGCCCGATTGGACAACGGGGACCAataagaaggaggaggggcaTCCAGATCCACTGAATTGTTCTGCGAGGTGGGACTGTGTTCCGACATGGCGACGAATTATGATCGTCAGCGGGTACGTAGAAAGGTCGTTATATATTGTAGATGGGtgacatcttccatcattcCATCTCGGCTGGTCCTCACGGGTTCGGAGCAGAAGCATTACCGCCTGACGTCGATGAAAGGAGGATATTCAATTGCTTCAgctgagaagaaggaagccTTAGTCGTCCCACAGATGTCGGCTTTAGCAGTTGTTGTCTGATGAAAAGTCATTTCTGTCCAGGTGGTTAACATTGAAAAAGATATTGGTTCTGCCGGAAAGAAGGCATGGGTACAAATTACACGCATGTACCACTGTAGACACAACAATCAAAGGAAAACGCTCCAAAGGAAAACGGCATTTGTCTTTGGCCATTTCCTAtcagcagaagaagcgacGATTCTCAGAttgtcccgatctcagTTATTCTCAAGATCAGGCTCATGCAATGAAAGTGACCCTGATAATTCAGCCTCATCGAATCGTCGTCTCTCCATTTCACCATAAGGTCTCGATAACCATACATTCGTACGAAACTAGTTTCCGCCTTTTTTAATTATCATGTCTTCTTTCGCCAAGCAGATTCCCAAGGCCGTCAAGGAAATCCGACTTCATTTCTGCCAGACATCTGCTGCCTCAGCTGGTGTTCGGTGAGTCATTGCTCTTTTGATCGCTCTTGTCGAAATGGCTAGTTGAGCTCGATAGAGAAATTTGAAGCAATGGATAGTAAATTAGGGGGAGAGGACGTCAGGCGGCAAGCGGGACTGAGCTAATAATAATTGCAGTCAATTCGTCCAGTCCTCATATCCTGCTGTCAAGTCCGCCAACCCTGATCTCAAATTCCTCATTCGAGAAGCAAGCAACATTTCTCCTCGTGCTTTCGTTCGATTTGGTGCGTCACTTTACGACGCTATTGCCCCTGTCAACCTCCTCTAGAGCTACTTTAGCTAACGAGGGACCATCATGTACAGAACGTGGCGTCGAATCGGAAGCTCAACTCGCCAATCTTTCAGAGCCTGATGTCGGCAAGGTCTTGACACACTTGGTGAACCAACAATCCGGCGCTGGTGTTGCCTGAGAGAGAGGGGATGGTGATCAGTGAGATGATGTAGTGCATACAGAGAAAAGGTGATGCAGGTGCATATCGCATTTTTGGACCGAAAATGGATCGACCGCCGGCTGGCGAAGTGTTTGTGAACTAGGATGATTGAGGTTGTCAAGCATGGGCGACGCTACTCATAGTCACAGCTATTAACTGGCCTTGTCACAGAAGAGCATCTTTCCGATTTGGTGATAAGTACTGTTAAAACTCATGATTATAACACTGAAGGACTAAAACAAGCAACTGTCTGAGCAAGGGTTTCagcaaaggaaaaaaaaaacagaGCCTTTCATCAACTTCGCCCAAATGCGATTCTGCAAGTGGCCACGGCACCTGGATTATGCTTCATGAAAAGTGACGAAGAGATGCTAGTCATCCATGACAGTGCTCTGTTTGGACAAACATGCGTGTATACGCGATGGCATTAGAAAGCAAACTCGTAAACGTTAACTATAAAGCATGTCACTAACATCTCATATGTATCCAGAATCGTTCGCGTTATATCATTAAATCAAATGATGTGGTATCAAACAACATATGCTCGACAATTATACAAAGCACTGTATGATCAGTTGATCACACTCTCTTCGTCAAACAAGTCACACGTCATATAACGGGTTATTACTCTGCAAGCGAAGGCTGACCTACATCCATCTCCGTTTTCAAATCCAGATCCAAGTTCAAGAACAACCCCTCAGCAGCATTACTATCCTTGCTCGCTTCTAGTTGACGtacatcatcttcccaagcctgGAGTATCGCTTGATCCTTCGGATCAACAGGCTTGCGAATCACTGCCTTAGTTTGTGCGGCTTGCTTGGAACTCAATGCAGATTTAAGGCCTGTTGGGACTGAGTGTTTTAGAGTAGAGTGTATATCGCCGACCGGATTGGCGTTAGATCGAACAGGCCCACGGATAGAGGATGTAGAAGGTTTTGTGGCGGATGTCGCGGCAGGGCCGACGGTGGAACGGAGCTGAGTACGGGCTGGTTTCAAGAGGGAATTAGAATTGGATGTCGAAGATTGACTGCGTATGGTAGGTGCGCGAGTTGCAGGCGTAGTTGTTGGCCGAGTCGTAGTCGGACGAGCAAACGCAGAACCAACTGTCTTAGGCGCAAGGCGAGATTGTGGTTTCAACCAGTCTTCTTCTAAATCGTCGTCGTCTATGGATTCTTGTTAGTTCGTGGAAGTCAGTCATCGTAGAAGGCCTACATACTACAAAGCCGAAGgccaacctcttcctcctgaaAGATCAGCTCCGGAGGTTTTGGCATCTCGTTACCAATACCGAATAGTAGCGGCATAGTTGCGATTTTGCCAAAGATCTCTTTAAGGTCGGGAACATCCCATCCGGGATCGTATGGTAGTTCTTGAAGTGCTAGTTAGCCTTGAGTTAATCATGTGGAAATTAAGAGAGTCTGACCCTGGACAGGAGGAGGCATATATTCCGgctccccatcctcctcttcctctagCTCCTCCAGACCTTCCAAGTGTTCAACTTCCACACTACCAAGGGACaactcctcttcccatttAACTGGCGCCGGTGTGACGAATTGTTGTCCTCTCTGCTTGTCCAAACCCAGATCACCCTTTCCAGGTGTATTCGAAAGCGATTGACGCGATCGTCGGCGAGTTCGGGCGGCAGAAGGCAGTGGTGTAGGCTGAGGTTCGGCGAATTTGAGGGTCGGTGCGGGTGTGCGGAGAGTTTGGGACTGAGAAGGGGCATTACGTCGGGGAGCGGGTGTGCGTGTGGGTAAGGAGGGGATAGGAGGCATTGATGAGAGAGACTTGGAAGGCGGAATGGAATCTTTCGAGGAGTTGACAAATAGCCGTTTAGGCTCTAGGTACCAAACCACAAACGGTCAGTGAACATTCACTATCATTCAAGCATAACATACCAATTTCATCTACTTCTCGCCCTTTTGCTTTACCTTCAACCTGCTGCTGCAACACATTTCTATCCCTCCCTTCAGTCTTCACGCCCAGACCCATTCTCATACCCGTTGCAGGGCCAATGAGCTGTTTCCCACTCATCCGAGAGGGCGttttggaaggaagagcatgGGCATTTTCTTTGTTGACGTTCTTTTTGGAGGTTGTAGGGTGTATATAGGTGCGGTGGGTATGGATTGTACGTGGGGCAAGCATTTCCGAGGTAGGTATaggaggttgaagaagagaagatggagatgtgAAGATCCAATGAAGTCGCGCCCACAAGCTCAAATGCAGTC
This window harbors:
- a CDS encoding NADH dehydrogenase (ubiquinone) 1 alpha subcomplex 2, producing MSSFAKQIPKAVKEIRLHFCQTSAASAGVRQFVQSSYPAVKSANPDLKFLIREASNISPRAFVRFERGVESEAQLANLSEPDVGKVLTHLVNQQSGAGVA